tgtgtatTTGAGCTTGCCTATCAAACAGGCCTTTACCAAAATAGTCCTGTTGGATTTAGTTGCAGCAGCCCATAGTGGGCTTGTGCAATTGGTGCCCAAAGCCCCTTTTCTCcttaaaattcaaatcttgGGGTGTTTGTAGCTGTAGGTTGAACTTGGAAATGTGAATCAAAATTATCCATATCCACCAAACAACGATTGGAGTAAAATAGGCAAAGTCATAGAAAAATGGGGTGACTGGTTCCACGTGGGCTGTTTGTAATTGGTTGAAGTTGATAGCAAGTAAGTTGTATAACTGTACTCTGAAGTTTAACCCTCCGGCCTCCATCCGGTCCCAACCATTTAAAAACCTTTCCCCAACATCAGAGCAGaacaaaactcaaataaaaagcCGTCAGAGACTCCAACTCAAAGAcctgcgtgttttttttttctttttttttttttcctctcttccctccctccctccctccctgcCCGCCAGCCAAACCCAACACAACACtgcctaattaaaaaaaagaaagaagcttaaaaccctaaaaaaagcGATGGCCGCCGATCCGaatcagcagcagcagcagcagcaagtGGGTCTCCTCTTGGGTCAAGACCCATCCCACTTCGAAACCCTAATCTCCCACCTGATGTCCTCAACCAACGAGCAGCGTTCACACGCCGAGTCCCTTTTCAATCTGTGCAAGCAGTCTCACCCAGACGCTTTAGCACTTCAACTATCTAATCTCCTCCAATCCTCTCCTCGCCCGGAGTCCCGAACCATGTCCGCCATCCTCCTCCGCCGCCAGCTCACCGATATCTGGCCCCGACTCGCCGACTCCACTCGCTCCGCTCTCAAATCCCTCCTCCTCACCTCCCTCCAGACCGAGCAAATCAAATCCATCTCTAAAAAACTCTGCGACACCGTTTCTGAACTCGCCTCCCTTCTTTTACCCGACAATTCCTGGCCTGAACTCCTCCCTTTTATCTTCCACTGCGTCACTTCCGATAATCTCATTCTCCAGGAACTTTCTCTCATCATTTTCGCTCAATTGGCTCATTATATCGGCGAAACCCTCGTCCCTCACCTCACCACTCTCCACGACGTTTTCCTCAATTGCCTCGCCTCCCCTCGGAGTAATTCCGATGTCAGGATCGCTTCCCTTGGCGCCGCTATCAATTTTGTTCAGTGCTTGTCCAGTGCCTCTGATCGGGACCGCTTCCAGGACTTGTTGCCGTTGATGATGCAGACTTTGACTGAGGCATTGAATTGCGGTCAGGAGGTCACGGCGCAGGAGGCGCTGGAGTTGCTGATCGAGTTGGCCGGGACGGAGCCCAGGTTTTTACGAAGGCAGTTGGTGGATGTGGTTGGGTCCATGTTGCAGATTTCCGAGGCGGAGAGTTTGGATGAGAACACTAGACATTTGGCCATTGAGTTTGTGATTACGTTGGCAGAGGCCAGAGAGAGGGCGCCTGGTATGATGAGGAAGTTGCCACAGTTCATCCAGAGGCTTTTTGCAGTGCTGATGAATATGCTCTTAGATGTCGAGGATGATCCTGCGTGGCACAATGCCGAGACCGAGGATGAGGATGCCGGCGAGAGTAGTAATTATGCCTTCGGTCAGGAGTGTTTGGACAGGCTGTCCATTTCGTTGGGAGGGAATACCATTGTGCCTGTTGCTTCCGAGCTTTTCCCGGCTTTCTTGGCTGCTCCTGAATGGGAAAAGCATCACGCCTCGCTCATCGCCCTTGCTCAAATCGCTGAGGGTTGCTCCAAGgtattagaaaacaaaaacaaaaacaaaaacaaaattaaagcataaGCATTGCCCCTTGCTGACTTTGATGTTTTGCATTCACATTTGGACTGATTGCCAATGTTTTTCATCATTCACTTGGAAATTACTAATTAGATAGGCTGCTTTTCttaaatttcattatttcttATCCATGTTTTATGATATTGCCAAATAGTTGTTAATGCCACTCTTTACTTTTTGATAATTCTATATTTACAACAATGGGAAAGGGGGGATTCGAACCCACTGAGCTACAATGTTTGATTGGGACTCTTTAATATTTGTACTTTTGTTTTAACTTGTTTTTCACAAACATTTGTTATTTTAGTGTCTCTGGTTCTTGTTTCTGCTATGGTCTACTTTTGGTTTTTAACTATGTTGACCGGAAGACTTAATTTGCTCTCAAGTATGGTGTTCTTACCTTTTGTCTTTCTTGATACAGGTAATGATAAAAAATCTGGAGCAGGTAGTGTCAATGGTTTTGAAATCATTCCAAGATCCCCACGCCCGGGTGCGATGGGCAGCAATAAATGCAATTGGGCAATTGTCCACGGACTTGGGCCCAGAGTTGCAAGTTCATTATCATAGTCAAGTTCTACCTGCATTAGCTGGGGCTATGGATGATTTTCACAATCCCCGAGTTCAGGTTCGTGATATTAGGAGTACTATATCCTACTTGTTATTGTTTCTTTTTGgctcctttttttcttctattttattttttccctgtaaataaatgtttattgtttgtttattacAGGCCCATGCGGCTTCAGCTGTGCTCAATTTCAGTGAGAATTGCACCCCTGATATTTTAACACCATATTTGGATGTTATTGTAACTAAACTTCTTGTCCTCCTCCAGGTAATCCTCCTTGTCCTCAACCTTACCTTGAGCTTGTGTGCACTTTTCCATATTTTACTGTTTGATGATAGAATCAAGAGTAGATGGAATTCTTAGATTCTTTTCCCTCTtagaagtaaaaaaagaaaagaaaagaaaagaaaaaaactgcaGGAGAAGAGGGTGCAACCCTAACAGGATGTACACGAAGGGAGGTACAGggaaaaattacttaaaaagaagagggaaaaagggaaatgttggtaaaacaaatgaaaatgtaaaaatagctaaaaaattgAGCTAAACTAAAAAAGAGTACGGTCATgggactttttctttttaattttgtggcTAAGCATTCGGTTATTGGATTTGTTGAGTCATGAGGATGATCAGACCGCTGAATGATTGAGCTcttgttatttttgttgaagcatgtaatttttgttcttgttattattttctcaaCAAGGGTGATGCCGGACAAGATATGGGATTCGTTTTTatcatttgttattttttttataacaataaataacAGAACATCTATGCAAAACAAACATCCAATCCAACAAAGCtctaaagaaaattaatttgagGTCAGGCATAGTTCTCTTTGTATCCTCAAAACTCTGATCATTCCTCTTCCTCCAAAAATGCCACATTAAGCAATGCGGAGCAGCCATACATAAGTGACCATTCCGATGAAGCTAACAACTCAACAATAGTCTTCGGCATTAcccaaaaaatccaaataaaccCAACACCATAGACTACAAGACAtggggttttgtttttattatttgttttttttttttttttttttaggtaattttcagaattttatgatttatgattttatttcttttattttagttgtttttaagGATGTCCTAGTAAACTTAGAGTCCTATTATGATTTTGTAACTATTAGAATCAGTTTAGGATTAGCCTTACTtggaaaataagttttttttggagcctttaaataggctagtaatttataaacaaaagtGAACAAtctgctttcttcttcttcttcttctaaaaaaaaaaaaaaatttatttatttatttcagaGTTCTTCCTTGTGAATTCAAGGTTCCCTTATGGATTAAGGGTTTGCTTCTAGCTAGAAAGATATCTAGCCTTACCATGTTTCCTTGATttaagtgtgtatatatatgtttttatatttataattttacttttaaaaaagacTCTTAAATCAAGGAAGTAAAATcctaagagcactagcatcagGTTTagtgtattttttatataagtaaaaaaaaaaaaaacatatatatatatacacttaaatcaaggaaataaaatcctaagagcacaccaaacaccaaaaatcaTGCTTCATGAGATGTGccaaatctcaattttttttacaacatgcTACAGTACCCCTTGTACTAGTAGAAGGGCACTGTAGcatgttgtaaaaaatttattctttttttattctctcctCTCTGTCCTCACTTTCTTCCCCTCTCAAACTGCTCTCTTTCTTCCCCTCTCAAATCTTCTCTCAAACTGTTCTCTTTCTTCCCCTTTCACACCGTTCTCTTTCTCAGTTGAATGTCCATGGCCATAGCCTCTTTGCTCTGCCCCAAATTTCTCAGATCTAAACCTCATTCcctcgctttttttttttttttttgataggtaaactATTATAAATGAGTAAATAAGGAAAagtacaagttgttcatgatgatgaacaagaaGAAATAATAGAACAAACAGCACAACAAAAAGAGTAATCAGGAAACTAAGCTAAGGGAAGACATaaactcagagagagaagaacaatCAGTTAAACCCCAACAACGGGACCACTCCAAAAGACTACGTTGGCATAAAACCTTTAACTCATCCAACGTTTTCTCATTATCCTCAAAGGAACGACGATTTCGTTCCAACCACACAATCCACATTAAGCACCttggaaccaaattccaaatgtcCAAATTATGTTTCCCAAGCCACTGATGCCAACAAGATAACAAACCAGCCATTGAtcctggcataacccaatgaataccaaaAGCCTGAAGCATAAAAGTCCATAGGGAATGAGTAacaggacaatgaagaagaaggtggtcTACCGACTCCCCATCacaacaacacatacaacaccaagtAGCCAACGGGCAACCCCTAAGCATTAGATTATCCAACGTGACGATCCGACCATGTGCAGCTGTCCACAAAAAGAATGCCACTCGTCTAGGAATCTTTGGAttccaaacacccttccaaggaaacaaagaattcAAAGCACCCCAAATCGCATGGTAATAAGACCGGGTGTCAAACTTACCATCACCTTTTAGCCACCAACAAAGAGTATCACTCCTATCAACCCGAGGAATACGAGTTTGGATAAGCTGGAATAGAGAAAAAGATGCAGCTAGATCCCAATCTTCAAAAGCTCTATAAAACCTTAAATCCCATACTCTAACAGTACCCCTTCTGGAATCCACAAAACCTCATAGATACAAGCATCCTTGACCGCTGAACACACAGAGCTCATGATAGAGATCTTTAAGAGTATTATCACCAATCCATCTATCATGCCAAAAGCGGATACAAGTGCCTTCACCCACTATAAAAGACAGATGCTTAGAGTAGCTCTCCCACCCTCGCTTGACTCCTTTTTTTGGTGATGGCTGGTGTTATGGTACAGTGTGGTCTCGTCTGTTTGTGGGTGttggttggttgattttttgtGGTGCAATTGGTGTTTATGGGTGttttgtggtgtgattggtgtTTATGGGTGTTTTGTGGTTTTGGGTGTGGGTGTTTATGGGTTGTTTGCCAGTGGCTGTGGGTGTTTGGCTGTGGGTATGAGTGTTTGGcagtgggtgtgggtgtgggtgttttggttgattttgattTCGATTTATGTGGATTTGGTTGTTGGCAGTGGGTGTGAACTTGGTTGTTGTCATTGATTATACACACTTGATTGTGTGAAAACCAAAGcttttcttcaatatttcaATGGGTTAGCAGTGGGGGTAGTAGTGTGAAAATCAAAgctttttttcaatatttcaaTGGGTTAGCAGTGGGGGTAGTGGTGGGTGGTGGCTGGCTGGTCGTGAGaggtatttcttttttaataaaggtAGAAGTTATCTTAGGTTATTTTAATGGGTGATGTGTTAAAGTAAGAGATGGGATGTAGGGTATattttcaaatgctatattaaaataataaagtagctttttgatGTGtgaaaataacatatttttGAAACAGCTGATGTTGATGCTCTAAGTcctaaaattacattaaaaaaaaaaaaaattgataaaaacaaaactcCGTATCTTGTCCAACAATAGACCCCTCCACCTGAATAAAACTTGGCCTCGAGTTTTCATTAGAAAAAGTATTCTgctccaaataaaaaaatatttttaatactttaataatttgatttggTTTAGAAACTTGCATCCTTGTAACATAAATTTTTTCTCATTGGATTGAAATTGATTTGCAACATCAATTAACAAAGGATTGaagacaaaatcaaaattttctactcAGAATATGAATAGATTGTGTTATAGTGGTCTTCTAGAAATCAACTGGATCTAGGGAATTATGGGTTATGGGCTAATCATCatatttgaattcaattggATCTTCCACAATATTCCATTTGATGATTCAATCATTCTCCTCAATCAACTCCATCTTCTTTTCTGTGACCTCTTCATCAATCTCTTGAAAAGTATTATCTTCAAGCTTCAATTCGTCAACTTTTTGCACGAATTttcaactttattaatcacttCAAGATTTTCATTGAAACTTGGTTCTATATTGTTGATTCCCAATCATGTTATATCTTCTCTTGAAGGTTGAATGTAGAGTACATCAATATAATTCATGGAGTAAGATTTTTTCGCCATATAATCTTGTTTTGTAAAGCACAATATTACCTCGTAATTCTTGGGAAAAAATTCGATTCCAAGCATCTTTTCATCCTTGGCCATGAACAAATTTTGTCTTGGATTCTATGAAATTGTGTTCACTCCCACCAATCTAAGGCATACCGAATAAGCTTATACAAAGTGAATTAACCTCTCTCCTTAGGAATATCCATAAGTCAAAGAATCCTTTAGGTCAAGTGTCCAATCATGAAAATTTGTGATCCTTATGAATAGTATGAAACAAAACGTGCTTACCAATAGGTTGTGCAGGGGCTATATATCTGCTATTTTTTATCCCTATTTCTAACATGGTTCAAACTAGCTTGATGAGCATGTCCCAAATGTCATGGGCCGCTAGTTATCTTCTCACCCTCAGTTTGAATAGCTACTTTGAGGGCTTGCACCCAGCAATCACCGTTAATAGGGTGTTGTTCTTGCTGTTGCCCTTTTCCATATCAgaaatttacattaaaaaaaaaaaaaaaaaccctatatgTTTCCTATATCAAAGGAGAATTACAGATTCCTAGATTTAGataaatatattgattttttcatTATGTAAGAACACTAATATTCTTTTGAGCTCTATTTTcattacttttgaatttttaggTTTCTATGTGATAAACATACAAACACACATTAAATATGCAAATTGGCATAGATGGCCAACCTGCCAAACAGctctaattttcatttttccagtTGTTATTCTTCAACATTATTGCTGTGAAAATACATGCTTTCAAACTTATTTTGTGCCCATGAGAGAATAGTTAAAAATGACTAATTTCCATGAATGTCTGCTTTCTTAACTACATAAAACTGAAATGATGACTCAACAAAGGGGCTGGTTGGGGAGTGACATCGATAGATTGTATTTACTTAGTTGCAAAGGAAATAAGGAAGAAAGTCATGGAAGAGAATAGGGAATGATGCCTGATTATGGATAAAATCATGGAAACTACATTCTATTAATCATTTATGGTTTCCTTTTCTAGTAGGATTCAAGCTGTAGTTTTTGGAAATTAAAGgctttttaagttttatagTTGAGGTGTTAATTTAGGAAGTTGGAGGGTGATGGAGAAAATGATAGAACTGTGGGACAGAGAAATTGTAAAGAGTAAGACTTACAAGTGTGAATGAGAGGCTCTTTTTTAGCTCTGGTATGAAAGTacgcttgtttttttttttcttggaatgCAGATGCTGTCCCACATTACCTATAGATGATTTAATATAGCATTATGTGTTGGTGtgttggatttgttaaaattgataagcTTACAATCCCTATGTTCTGTGCTTAAAACTTCTTGGTTCAGGGGATGGAGAAGTAGGGGGATAGAAAATGAGGaggggatggaaaagtggagggatagAAGAGATTTTAGTTTTTCCCCTAGGCctagtgtgtttggttgggaggttGGAAAAGTAGAGAGGTGGAAACCTCCtttggttgagaaaaaaaaaatgaggggatagaaaatataatttgtatGAATTTACTCTCATGCCCCTATTTATataaatgttataattattttattttatattatattccACAAACATATTAACTACATTTACAAGCATATCATAtcaatttacccttttttttttaattacacaagtaatttctcataaaaaacacacaaattatAGGAATAACAACTGATGCTTGTatgaaaatacaaaacacatttggtagttccataaaaaaaatagaaaaaaaaattatacaataatgACCCTTTCTTTTTGCTGCCAAGTGCTATAAATGTGTGCACCCTATGTCCCTATCCCTTTGTTACTTGTTTATAGGAATGGGAATTTCAGAATACAGATACAAAATTGTGCGTTCATGGTCAAGTCTCacaaaaaagaatttcatttttcaacCTCCTCCTGATCTCACACTAATGCTTCGTATGCTCTCATGGACAgcaatgctctctctctctctctctctgcgaaATTCATGGCAAAACTGGGTTTTCTTTGGTTTATACTCTAATGTTAATTCTGATGTTGAAATTATGGGTTTAATTTTCTGGGTTAGTTTGCTGAAGGTAGGGTAGTGAATTTGAGATGTTATAGAGAAGGGCAGAAGAGGGAAAATATGTAAATGTGTTTATGCCCGTGTTTTCTCCTGTgttttcctcccaaatcgggtattgatttttgatttttggtggGCCTGGGGAGAAAACACCCAGGCCCCTCCAAAATCCACTCCGTTTTCTCCTATCaaccaaacaaccaaaaaatcattttctcgCTACTTTTCTTTCTCCCATTTTCCATCCACCCAATAATCACCCTGAACCAAACGCAGTGTAAATTGCTTTCTGAAGATTAAAATTGAAAAGCTTCTTCTATATCTTGTTGTGGTGATATATCCTGGACCAtgctttttagctttttttcaTGGGagttattattttctttggtcAGTCATTACACCTCCTCCCCCCACCCTCATTTCTTTGAGCTTATGtcctttgtgttatttatacaCATTCCAGAATGGGAAGCAAATGGTGCAAGAGGGTGCTTTGACAGCTTTAGCATCAGTTGCTGATTCATCACAGGTACTTTAGTTACCCATGATACaagtgttttcatttttattttagaatgcATCAATATAACATGGTATTGTTGAACAGGAGCAATTCCAAAAGTATTATGATGCTGTAATGCCATACTTGAAAGCTATTTTGGTGAATGCAAATGATAAGTCTAATCGCATGCTTCGTGCCAAATCTATGGAGTGCATTAGTTTGGTTGGAATGGCTGTTGGGAAGGACAAGTTTAGGGATGATGCTAAGCAGGTGataatttataacattttctaGTCTTTTGATTCTTAGATTGTCACACTACCCATAATCACTTGATTTATTACAGatgatgacttttttt
The sequence above is drawn from the Quercus robur chromosome 7, dhQueRobu3.1, whole genome shotgun sequence genome and encodes:
- the LOC126693078 gene encoding uncharacterized protein LOC126693078, whose protein sequence is MAADPNQQQQQQQVGLLLGQDPSHFETLISHLMSSTNEQRSHAESLFNLCKQSHPDALALQLSNLLQSSPRPESRTMSAILLRRQLTDIWPRLADSTRSALKSLLLTSLQTEQIKSISKKLCDTVSELASLLLPDNSWPELLPFIFHCVTSDNLILQELSLIIFAQLAHYIGETLVPHLTTLHDVFLNCLASPRSNSDVRIASLGAAINFVQCLSSASDRDRFQDLLPLMMQTLTEALNCGQEVTAQEALELLIELAGTEPRFLRRQLVDVVGSMLQISEAESLDENTRHLAIEFVITLAEARERAPGMMRKLPQFIQRLFAVLMNMLLDVEDDPAWHNAETEDEDAGESSNYAFGQECLDRLSISLGGNTIVPVASELFPAFLAAPEWEKHHASLIALAQIAEGCSKVMIKNLEQVVSMVLKSFQDPHARVRWAAINAIGQLSTDLGPELQVHYHSQVLPALAGAMDDFHNPRVQAHAASAVLNFSENCTPDILTPYLDVIVTKLLVLLQNGKQMVQEGALTALASVADSSQEQFQKYYDAVMPYLKAILVNANDKSNRMLRAKSMECISLVGMAVGKDKFRDDAKQVMDVLMSLQGSQMESDDPTTSYMLQAWARLCKCLGQDFLPYMNVVMPPLLQSAQLKPDVTITSADSDDDIDEDDESIETITLGDKRIGIKTSVLEEKATACNMLCCYADELKEGFFPWIEQVAPTLVPLLKFYFHEEVRKAAVSAMPELLRSAKLAVEKGQSNGCNESYIKQLSDYIIPALVEALHKEPEVEICASMLDALNECVQVSGPLLDVSQVRCIVDEIKQVITASSSRKHQRSERTKAEDFDAEEGELLKEENEQEEEVFNQVGDCLGTLLKTFKASFLPFFDELSSYVTPMLGKDKTAEERRIAICIFDDVVEHCREAALKYYDTYLPFLLEACNDESSDVRQAAVYGIGVCAEFGGSVFKPLVGEALSRLDVVIRHPNALHSDNVMAYDNAVSALGKICQFHRDSIDAAQVVPAWLSFLPIKGDLIEAKIVHDQLCSMAERSDRELLGPNNQYLPKIVAVFAEVLCAGKDLATDQTASRMINLLRQLQQTLPPSTLASTWSSLQPQQQLALQSILSS